TTTGCGCTTGAGATTCTTCAGCACAGACACGTAGTCGAGTATTACAAGGCGCTTTTACCGGCGTTTTTATCCAGTACGTCCGCTTTTTTTGTCTTTCTTTGGATGACCCACGCCGGTCTTCAGCCTACTTGGCAATTTCCCCAATACGTTCCCGGAGATATTCAAGATTTCTTATATGCTATTTTGTTAGGTGCGGTGGGTGCGGGAATCGGTTGGATGTTCCACGGTTTATTTTTGACGAACCGCTGGTTTTATTCTAAGATCCCAGGACGGATTTATTGGAAGACTACCCTGGGCGGACTTGTACTGGGAATCATCGCTTGGCAGATTCCTCTGACACGTTTTTTCGGTCACGATCAGCTCAATCAAATCGTAGAAGGAAGGTTTACTCTCGTCTTTTTAGCCGGTTTGATTTTTTGGAAGACCTTTGCGATTACGACCACCGTAACCACCGGATGGAGAGGGGGGGTGATCATTCCTCTTTTTTTTCTGGGGGCGTGCGCGGGAAAATTTCTTTTTGGAATTCTTCCGACCGAAAACGAATCCTTTCTTATGATCTGTTTGATGGCGGCTGTGAATTCTTCCGTAACCAAAACTCCTATTTCTACCACGATCCTTTTGTCCGAGTTGACCGGATTGTACAGCTTTACTCCGGTTTTGATTGCGAGCCTCAGCGGATATTTTCTTTCACCGAAAGAACCTTTCATTGCAACGCAGGGAAAAGAAAGTTAGAATTTTTTTTGAATCGCCGGGGACCCCGCCCTTTTTTTTGAAAAAAAACTTTCACGGGAGTTCCGTCCACTTCGGTATTGAGTCCGCTCTTGAAATTGCCGAGGAGAAATAATCTTTTTAAACCGATCTAAACATAGAGCACAATAGAAGAGAGATCACAAATACGACAAAGTGTGGGAACTCCCATACAATGGACGAACTACGATCGATTCGAACTTTTCCGAACCGTTTCGAGAACGAAATCTGTGACAACGTTCGCGCCGATAATCCCGAGCTTATCCGACAGTCCTGTCTGATTTCTTTTTCAAATTGAGGGAATCGCTGAATCTTTTGATCGTGGGCTCGACGTAAATTCGATTTTACGGATTCTGGAAATTTCCTTATAAAAAAAACACTTCCAATCCGATCTATGAGAATCCGAAAGATTGCCTTTCCGATCTCGGTTACAATTTTAGATTCTTCTTTTTGAATTCTAAGTTTGTATTTAAACCTAGATCGTTCGGAATCAATAAAGCGGATTATAGGCGGACTAAATTTCGAAAATGAGTGAACCTGTTTCTCCCTTTCGTTTTCGATTCGTAAAGGGCCTTGTCCGCTTCGTTTATCAAATCCTTTGTGCTTTTATTTTTGTCTGAGGTGATTCCTAACGTTGAAATTCCGATGCTGATCGTAATGGATCGTTTTTCCCAGCGATGATCTTGAATCGTCGTTCTCAATGTTT
The window above is part of the Leptospira stimsonii genome. Proteins encoded here:
- a CDS encoding chloride channel protein, translating into MLSRLTFFYVILGIVGGLFSAAFWMLIEYLTHWASNISGILTIPFMTVSGLLIGLIIHFLGEPGEISLVIDNIRFRGGKLEASQNPSMALSSLLSISSGGSAGPEAPLVQITGSFGNWFAEKLGLTGEEYRSMTIAGMAAGFTSLFGSPLGGALFALEILQHRHVVEYYKALLPAFLSSTSAFFVFLWMTHAGLQPTWQFPQYVPGDIQDFLYAILLGAVGAGIGWMFHGLFLTNRWFYSKIPGRIYWKTTLGGLVLGIIAWQIPLTRFFGHDQLNQIVEGRFTLVFLAGLIFWKTFAITTTVTTGWRGGVIIPLFFLGACAGKFLFGILPTENESFLMICLMAAVNSSVTKTPISTTILLSELTGLYSFTPVLIASLSGYFLSPKEPFIATQGKES